From Anopheles arabiensis isolate DONGOLA chromosome 3, AaraD3, whole genome shotgun sequence, a single genomic window includes:
- the LOC120900713 gene encoding protein transport protein Sec31A isoform X3, whose amino-acid sequence MKVKELQKMVNVAWSPAQQAPIMLAAGTAAQQLDASFSTTAALELYSINLADPSYDLELKGSQPSTHRFHKLLWSPLAPAGGGEPAATTGASPSGLITGGCESGVLQVYNVAQLLAGQNALVAQQEKHQGAVRSLDYNPFQHNLVASGASESEIFIWDLNNTAVPMSPGAKVTPHEDVQGLAWNRQVQHILASVFPSRCVIWDLRKNEPIIKLSDTQSRIRWRVAQWHPEVATQLWLASEEDQSPTVQLWDLRYATAPAKTFQIHHRGVLGLTWCPKDHDLVASCGKDNRIICWNQNTEDPNGEILSELATTNQWNFDVAWCPRNPALLAGSSFDGNVTIYSIHGGVHQQVQTSNKIADSFPGMEHIGHEPSQSVPVQSHGPVANDLKRPPRWMRRPAGACFGFGGKLVTFNGASRTVTINQVITDPELVERSNQLERVLSEGNFADYCRQKADQTNDQHSRFMWYFLKANFEDDPHAEMLNLLGYQADDTANKFKKYVVDGPKGDESNPVDGLTDQMAGLSRNYSTETETSTDDSTDLSMTDNNAVFDAIAAGNQATDGQNASTTSKQNGTGGGEIPYKIRTGQDKEGLICEALLTGNLEAAIELCMQTGKTSEALILAMNSGSDLLAKVQYRYLRDNENYLSNLISALVLCDWTGVVTQCTIDSWKEALVAAITHCKHQLPLLCERLGERLQGEAVSNADLARNAILCYICAGSTERLVEAWQLSKGGQPSSDPATGEDELDKNNNSNRDLQELVEVSMLLQKALEKQGRSAPAVGKLADLLSQYARLLAAQGSLPSALTYLGNSTDPEMEELRERLYYALGHKTYTPAASTRPQYASQQQQQQQQQPPFNPMFPTIGQAAKMKAYGQSMPPAPMPTLNPVSTMPQQPSWSTSPFQQPPMGMPPAAAPVAPPPLASKPPVGPPPPATGNDLSQPPRPSSVSSQSGGGTLSRAKYVLDPSVTSGPNYGQTNANFYNPMAYQPQQPASNAPAQPPSFYNPAQAAQNNNFKPFTPAPLVQASPYLPGVSPLDVTQQQQQQQPGMGYPPPPSQAAGPPMGNVQRNPTPPPGWNDPPALKSSSRPQPKAEPSIMAPITSPLPGGLAPSNGYPDPNSNYMQGNTGQQYMAAPQQPTATMYNPAMGMGGQQPPVAPPQSTINYQNFQPTLAPSTYQQPTLVGTGQTGVVGGGVYYPGAQPMDGGAMQQQQQPPVAAPAAPEPPKQKPPLPEQYVFMQTVFEELKKQCVASAGNPQTKRKLEDVSKRLEMLYDLLRENRLSQNTLNSLNQLVALVQAGDYANGIGLHTQMVSGPDFAQIASFMPGIKVLLQSAMQLQVYLR is encoded by the exons ATGAAGGTGAAGGAGCTGCAGAAGATGGTGAATGTGGCGTGGTCGCCGGCCCAGCAGGCCCCGATCATGCTGGCCGCCGGTACGGCCGCACAGCAGCTGGACGCATCGTTCAGCACGACGGCCGCCCTGGAGCTGTACTCGATCAATCTGGCCGATCCGAGCTACGATCTGGAGCTGAAGGGCAGCCAGCCGAGCACACACCGCTTCCACAAGCTGCTCTGGTCCCCGCTGGCGCCCGCTGGTGGCGGCGAGCCGGCGGCGACGACCGGCGCTAGCCCCAGCGGGCTGATCACCGGCGGCTGCGAGAGTGGCGTGCTGCAGGTGTACAACGTGGCCCAGCTGTTAGCGGGACAGAACGCGCTGGTCGCGCAGCAGGAAAAGCACCAGGGCGCGGTCCGCAGCCTCGACTACAACCCCTTCCAGCACAATCTGGTCGCGAGCGGTGCCTCGGAGTCGGAAATTTTCATCTGGGATCTCAACAACACGGCCGTACCGATGAGCCCGGGCGCCAAGGTGACGCCGCACGAGGACGTGCAGGGGCTGGCGTGGAACCGGCAGGTGCAGCACATACTCGCGTCCGTGTTTCCGTCGCGCTGCGTGATCTGGGATCTGCGCAAGAACGAGCCGATCATCAAGCTGAGCGACACGCAGTCGCGCATCCGCTGGCGGGTCGCCCAGTGGCACCCGGAGGTGGCGACGCAGCTGTGGCTCGCCAGCGAGGAGGACCAGTCGCCGACGGTGCAGCTGTGGGATCTGCGGTACGCGACCGCACCGGCCAAAACGTTCCAGATACACCATCGGGGCGTGCTCGGGCTGACCTGGTGCCCGAAGGATCACGATCTGGTGGCGTCGTGCGGGAAGGACAACCGCATCATCTGCTGGAACCAGAACACGGAGGACCCGAACGGCGAGATACTGTCCGAGCTGGCGACGACGAACCAGTGGAACTTCGATGTGGCCTGGTGTCCCCGCAATCCGGCCCTGCTGGCCGGCTCGAGCTTCGACGGGAACGTGACGATCTACTCGATACACGGCGGCGTGCACCAGCAGGTGCAGACGAGCAACAAGATTGCCGACTCGTTCCCGGGCATGGAGCACATTGGGCACGAGCCGAGCCAATCGGTGCCGGTACAGTCGCACGGTCCGGTGGCGAACGATCTGAAGCGCCCGCCGCGCTGGATGAGGAGGCCGGCCGGTGCCTGCTTTGGG TTCGGTGGAAAACTAGTCACCTTCAATGGGGCGAGCCGCACGGTGACGATCAATCAGGTCATTACCGATCCGGAGCTGGTGGAACGGTCCAACCAGCTCGAGCGGGTGCTAAGCGAGGGCAACTTTGCCGACTACTGCCGGCAGAAGGCGGACCAAACGAACGATCAGCATTCCCGGTTCATGTGGTACTTCCTGAAGGCAAACTTTGAGGATGATCCGCACGCGGAAATGCTCAATCTGCTTG GCTACCAGGCAGACGATACGGCCAATAAGTTTAAAAAGTACGTCGTCGATGGACCGAAGGGAGACGAATCGAACCCGGTCGATGGGCTGACCGATCAGATGGCCGGTCTTAGTCGG aattATTCAACCGAAACGGAAACCAGTACGGACGATAGTACTGATCTATCG ATGACGGATAATAACGCTGTGTTCGACGCGATTGCCGCCGGCAATCAGGCAACGGATGGGCAGAACgcctccaccaccagcaaacaGAACGGcaccggtggtggtgaaatTCCGTACAAAATCCGTACCGGTCAGGATAAGGAGGGTTTGATTTGTGAGGCACTGCTCACCGGCAACCTGGAGGCAGCGATCGAGCTGTGCATGCAGACGGGCAAGACAAGCGAAGCGTTGATCCTCGCCATGAACA GTGGTTCGGATTTGCTGGCCAAGGTACAGTACCGCTACCTGCGGGACAACGAAAACTATCTGTCCAACCTGATCTCCGCGCTGGTGCTGTGCGATTGGACCGGTGTCGTGACGCAGTGCACGATCGACTCGTGGAAGGAGGCGCTGGTGGCCGCCATCACGCACTGCAAGCACCAGCTGCCGCTGCTCTGCGAACGGTTGGGCGAGCGGCTGCAGGGGGAAGCGGTCAGCAATGCCGATCTGGCCCGGAATGCCATTCTGTGCTACATTTGTGCCGGCAGCACTGAGCGGCTGGTCGAAGCGTGGCAGCTGTCGAAGGGCGGTCAGCCGAGCAGCGACCCGGCGACCGGTGAGGATGAGCTGGAtaagaacaacaacagcaaccgggACCTGCAGGAGCTGGTGGAGGTGTCGATGCTGCTGCAAAAGGCGCTGGAGAAGCAGGGCCGCTCGGCACCGGCTGTCGGCAAGCTGGCCGATCTGTTGTCGCAGTACGCAAGGTTGCTGGCGGCGCAGGGTTCGCTACCATCTGCGCTAACGTATCTGGGCAATTCGACCGACCCGGAGATGGAAGAGCTTCGGGAGCGTCTCTATTACGCCCTTGGACACAAAACTTACACGCCGGCTGCATCGACAAGACCACAGTACgcttcccagcagcagcagcagcagcagcaacagccaccCTTCAATCCAATGTTCCCCACGATCGGCCAAGCGGCCAAGATGAAGGCGTACGGTCAATCGATGCCGCCAGCCCCGATGCCAACGCTCAATCCGGTGTCCACGATGCCCCAGCAGCCGAGCTGGTCCACCTCACCGTTCCAGCAGCCGCCGATGGGTATGCCCCCGGCAGCGGCCCCTGTTGCACCGCCACCGCTAGCCTCGAAACCGCCCGTTgggccaccgccaccggccACCGGGAACGATCTTTCGCAACCTCCGCGACCCTCCAGCGTTAGCTCGCAGTCGGGCGGCGGCACTCTAAGCCGCGCCAAGTACGTGCTCGATCCGTCGGTCACGTCCGGTCCGAACTATGGCCAAACGAACGCAAACTTCTACAACCCGATGGCTTACCAGCCCCAGCAGCCCGCCAGCAATGCACCGGCGCAGCCACCGAGCTTCTACAATCCGGCCCAGGCGGCGCAGAACAACAACTTTAAACCGTTTACACCGGCACCGCTAGTACAGGCGTCACCATATCTTCCCGGTGTGTCTCCGCTGGACgttacgcagcagcagcaacaacagcagcccgGCATGGGATATCCACCACCGCCGTCGCAAGCTGCCGGCCCTCCAATGGGCAACGTGCAGAGGAATCCGACGCCACCACCTGGCTGGAACGATCCGCCAGCGCTGAAGAGCTCTAGCAGACCTCAG CCCAAGGCGGAACCGAGCATTATGGCACCGATCACGTCACCACTGCCGGGCGGTTTGGCCCCATCGAACGGTTACCCCGATCCGAACAGTAACTACATGCAGGGCAACACCGGTCAGCAGTACATGGCAGCACCACAGCAGCCCACCGCCACCATGTACAACCCGGCGATGGGGATGGGTGGCCAACAGCCGCCGGTAGCACCGCCCCAGTCGACGATCAACTATCAAAACTTCCAGCCAACGCTAGCACCATCCACGTACCAGCAGCCGACGTTGGTCGGCACGGGCCAGACGGGTGTCGTTGGTGGCGGCGTGTATTATCCGGGCGCACAGCCGATGGATGGTGGtgcgatgcagcagcagcaacagccaccCGTTGCAGCACCGGCCGCACCGGAACCACCGAAGCAAAAGCCACCGCTACCGGAGCAGTACGTGTTCATGCAGACAGTATTCGAGGAGCTGAAGAAGCAGTGCGTCGCATCGGCAGGCAATCCG caaacgaaacggaagCTGGAAGATGTCTCGAAACGGCTCGAAATGTTGTACGATTTGCTGCGAGAGAATCGG CTCTCGCAAAACACTCTCAACTCGCTGAACCAGCTGGTGGCCCTGGTACAGGCTGGCGACTACGCCAACGGTATCGGGCTCCACACGCAGATGGTGTCCGGGCCGGACTTTGCCCAGATCGCCAGCTTCATGCCCGGCATTAAGGTGCTGCTCCAGTCGGCGATGCAGCTGCAGGTCTACCTCCGATAA
- the LOC120900713 gene encoding protein transport protein Sec31A isoform X1, giving the protein MKVKELQKMVNVAWSPAQQAPIMLAAGTAAQQLDASFSTTAALELYSINLADPSYDLELKGSQPSTHRFHKLLWSPLAPAGGGEPAATTGASPSGLITGGCESGVLQVYNVAQLLAGQNALVAQQEKHQGAVRSLDYNPFQHNLVASGASESEIFIWDLNNTAVPMSPGAKVTPHEDVQGLAWNRQVQHILASVFPSRCVIWDLRKNEPIIKLSDTQSRIRWRVAQWHPEVATQLWLASEEDQSPTVQLWDLRYATAPAKTFQIHHRGVLGLTWCPKDHDLVASCGKDNRIICWNQNTEDPNGEILSELATTNQWNFDVAWCPRNPALLAGSSFDGNVTIYSIHGGVHQQVQTSNKIADSFPGMEHIGHEPSQSVPVQSHGPVANDLKRPPRWMRRPAGACFGFGGKLVTFNGASRTVTINQVITDPELVERSNQLERVLSEGNFADYCRQKADQTNDQHSRFMWYFLKANFEDDPHAEMLNLLGYQADDTANKFKKYVVDGPKGDESNPVDGLTDQMAGLSRNYSTETETSTDDSTDLSMTDNNAVFDAIAAGNQATDGQNASTTSKQNGTGGGEIPYKIRTGQDKEGLICEALLTGNLEAAIELCMQTGKTSEALILAMNSGSDLLAKVQYRYLRDNENYLSNLISALVLCDWTGVVTQCTIDSWKEALVAAITHCKHQLPLLCERLGERLQGEAVSNADLARNAILCYICAGSTERLVEAWQLSKGGQPSSDPATGEDELDKNNNSNRDLQELVEVSMLLQKALEKQGRSAPAVGKLADLLSQYARLLAAQGSLPSALTYLGNSTDPEMEELRERLYYALGHKTYTPAASTRPQYASQQQQQQQQQPPFNPMFPTIGQAAKMKAYGQSMPPAPMPTLNPVSTMPQQPSWSTSPFQQPPMGMPPAAAPVAPPPLASKPPVGPPPPATGNDLSQPPRPSSVSSQSGGGTLSRAKYVLDPSVTSGPNYGQTNANFYNPMAYQPQQPASNAPAQPPSFYNPAQAAQNNNFKPFTPAPLVQASPYLPGVSPLDVTQQQQQQQPGMGYPPPPSQAAGPPMGNVQRNPTPPPGWNDPPALKSSSRPQYCEQYEMSAVHAGTRRWRRIIESHTNDHSNRSSPQPKAEPSIMAPITSPLPGGLAPSNGYPDPNSNYMQGNTGQQYMAAPQQPTATMYNPAMGMGGQQPPVAPPQSTINYQNFQPTLAPSTYQQPTLVGTGQTGVVGGGVYYPGAQPMDGGAMQQQQQPPVAAPAAPEPPKQKPPLPEQYVFMQTVFEELKKQCVASAGNPQTKRKLEDVSKRLEMLYDLLRENRLSQNTLNSLNQLVALVQAGDYANGIGLHTQMVSGPDFAQIASFMPGIKVLLQSAMQLQVYLR; this is encoded by the exons ATGAAGGTGAAGGAGCTGCAGAAGATGGTGAATGTGGCGTGGTCGCCGGCCCAGCAGGCCCCGATCATGCTGGCCGCCGGTACGGCCGCACAGCAGCTGGACGCATCGTTCAGCACGACGGCCGCCCTGGAGCTGTACTCGATCAATCTGGCCGATCCGAGCTACGATCTGGAGCTGAAGGGCAGCCAGCCGAGCACACACCGCTTCCACAAGCTGCTCTGGTCCCCGCTGGCGCCCGCTGGTGGCGGCGAGCCGGCGGCGACGACCGGCGCTAGCCCCAGCGGGCTGATCACCGGCGGCTGCGAGAGTGGCGTGCTGCAGGTGTACAACGTGGCCCAGCTGTTAGCGGGACAGAACGCGCTGGTCGCGCAGCAGGAAAAGCACCAGGGCGCGGTCCGCAGCCTCGACTACAACCCCTTCCAGCACAATCTGGTCGCGAGCGGTGCCTCGGAGTCGGAAATTTTCATCTGGGATCTCAACAACACGGCCGTACCGATGAGCCCGGGCGCCAAGGTGACGCCGCACGAGGACGTGCAGGGGCTGGCGTGGAACCGGCAGGTGCAGCACATACTCGCGTCCGTGTTTCCGTCGCGCTGCGTGATCTGGGATCTGCGCAAGAACGAGCCGATCATCAAGCTGAGCGACACGCAGTCGCGCATCCGCTGGCGGGTCGCCCAGTGGCACCCGGAGGTGGCGACGCAGCTGTGGCTCGCCAGCGAGGAGGACCAGTCGCCGACGGTGCAGCTGTGGGATCTGCGGTACGCGACCGCACCGGCCAAAACGTTCCAGATACACCATCGGGGCGTGCTCGGGCTGACCTGGTGCCCGAAGGATCACGATCTGGTGGCGTCGTGCGGGAAGGACAACCGCATCATCTGCTGGAACCAGAACACGGAGGACCCGAACGGCGAGATACTGTCCGAGCTGGCGACGACGAACCAGTGGAACTTCGATGTGGCCTGGTGTCCCCGCAATCCGGCCCTGCTGGCCGGCTCGAGCTTCGACGGGAACGTGACGATCTACTCGATACACGGCGGCGTGCACCAGCAGGTGCAGACGAGCAACAAGATTGCCGACTCGTTCCCGGGCATGGAGCACATTGGGCACGAGCCGAGCCAATCGGTGCCGGTACAGTCGCACGGTCCGGTGGCGAACGATCTGAAGCGCCCGCCGCGCTGGATGAGGAGGCCGGCCGGTGCCTGCTTTGGG TTCGGTGGAAAACTAGTCACCTTCAATGGGGCGAGCCGCACGGTGACGATCAATCAGGTCATTACCGATCCGGAGCTGGTGGAACGGTCCAACCAGCTCGAGCGGGTGCTAAGCGAGGGCAACTTTGCCGACTACTGCCGGCAGAAGGCGGACCAAACGAACGATCAGCATTCCCGGTTCATGTGGTACTTCCTGAAGGCAAACTTTGAGGATGATCCGCACGCGGAAATGCTCAATCTGCTTG GCTACCAGGCAGACGATACGGCCAATAAGTTTAAAAAGTACGTCGTCGATGGACCGAAGGGAGACGAATCGAACCCGGTCGATGGGCTGACCGATCAGATGGCCGGTCTTAGTCGG aattATTCAACCGAAACGGAAACCAGTACGGACGATAGTACTGATCTATCG ATGACGGATAATAACGCTGTGTTCGACGCGATTGCCGCCGGCAATCAGGCAACGGATGGGCAGAACgcctccaccaccagcaaacaGAACGGcaccggtggtggtgaaatTCCGTACAAAATCCGTACCGGTCAGGATAAGGAGGGTTTGATTTGTGAGGCACTGCTCACCGGCAACCTGGAGGCAGCGATCGAGCTGTGCATGCAGACGGGCAAGACAAGCGAAGCGTTGATCCTCGCCATGAACA GTGGTTCGGATTTGCTGGCCAAGGTACAGTACCGCTACCTGCGGGACAACGAAAACTATCTGTCCAACCTGATCTCCGCGCTGGTGCTGTGCGATTGGACCGGTGTCGTGACGCAGTGCACGATCGACTCGTGGAAGGAGGCGCTGGTGGCCGCCATCACGCACTGCAAGCACCAGCTGCCGCTGCTCTGCGAACGGTTGGGCGAGCGGCTGCAGGGGGAAGCGGTCAGCAATGCCGATCTGGCCCGGAATGCCATTCTGTGCTACATTTGTGCCGGCAGCACTGAGCGGCTGGTCGAAGCGTGGCAGCTGTCGAAGGGCGGTCAGCCGAGCAGCGACCCGGCGACCGGTGAGGATGAGCTGGAtaagaacaacaacagcaaccgggACCTGCAGGAGCTGGTGGAGGTGTCGATGCTGCTGCAAAAGGCGCTGGAGAAGCAGGGCCGCTCGGCACCGGCTGTCGGCAAGCTGGCCGATCTGTTGTCGCAGTACGCAAGGTTGCTGGCGGCGCAGGGTTCGCTACCATCTGCGCTAACGTATCTGGGCAATTCGACCGACCCGGAGATGGAAGAGCTTCGGGAGCGTCTCTATTACGCCCTTGGACACAAAACTTACACGCCGGCTGCATCGACAAGACCACAGTACgcttcccagcagcagcagcagcagcagcaacagccaccCTTCAATCCAATGTTCCCCACGATCGGCCAAGCGGCCAAGATGAAGGCGTACGGTCAATCGATGCCGCCAGCCCCGATGCCAACGCTCAATCCGGTGTCCACGATGCCCCAGCAGCCGAGCTGGTCCACCTCACCGTTCCAGCAGCCGCCGATGGGTATGCCCCCGGCAGCGGCCCCTGTTGCACCGCCACCGCTAGCCTCGAAACCGCCCGTTgggccaccgccaccggccACCGGGAACGATCTTTCGCAACCTCCGCGACCCTCCAGCGTTAGCTCGCAGTCGGGCGGCGGCACTCTAAGCCGCGCCAAGTACGTGCTCGATCCGTCGGTCACGTCCGGTCCGAACTATGGCCAAACGAACGCAAACTTCTACAACCCGATGGCTTACCAGCCCCAGCAGCCCGCCAGCAATGCACCGGCGCAGCCACCGAGCTTCTACAATCCGGCCCAGGCGGCGCAGAACAACAACTTTAAACCGTTTACACCGGCACCGCTAGTACAGGCGTCACCATATCTTCCCGGTGTGTCTCCGCTGGACgttacgcagcagcagcaacaacagcagcccgGCATGGGATATCCACCACCGCCGTCGCAAGCTGCCGGCCCTCCAATGGGCAACGTGCAGAGGAATCCGACGCCACCACCTGGCTGGAACGATCCGCCAGCGCTGAAGAGCTCTAGCAGACCTCAG tATTGCGAGCAGTACGAAATGTCCGCCGTCCATGCCGGCACCAGACGATGGCGCCGCATTATCGAATCGCACACGAACGATCATTCGAACCGTTCCTCGCCGCAG CCCAAGGCGGAACCGAGCATTATGGCACCGATCACGTCACCACTGCCGGGCGGTTTGGCCCCATCGAACGGTTACCCCGATCCGAACAGTAACTACATGCAGGGCAACACCGGTCAGCAGTACATGGCAGCACCACAGCAGCCCACCGCCACCATGTACAACCCGGCGATGGGGATGGGTGGCCAACAGCCGCCGGTAGCACCGCCCCAGTCGACGATCAACTATCAAAACTTCCAGCCAACGCTAGCACCATCCACGTACCAGCAGCCGACGTTGGTCGGCACGGGCCAGACGGGTGTCGTTGGTGGCGGCGTGTATTATCCGGGCGCACAGCCGATGGATGGTGGtgcgatgcagcagcagcaacagccaccCGTTGCAGCACCGGCCGCACCGGAACCACCGAAGCAAAAGCCACCGCTACCGGAGCAGTACGTGTTCATGCAGACAGTATTCGAGGAGCTGAAGAAGCAGTGCGTCGCATCGGCAGGCAATCCG caaacgaaacggaagCTGGAAGATGTCTCGAAACGGCTCGAAATGTTGTACGATTTGCTGCGAGAGAATCGG CTCTCGCAAAACACTCTCAACTCGCTGAACCAGCTGGTGGCCCTGGTACAGGCTGGCGACTACGCCAACGGTATCGGGCTCCACACGCAGATGGTGTCCGGGCCGGACTTTGCCCAGATCGCCAGCTTCATGCCCGGCATTAAGGTGCTGCTCCAGTCGGCGATGCAGCTGCAGGTCTACCTCCGATAA